aaaaagtacagaaaggAGGTCCAGGGGGCTGGAGCATGGTGAATTGGGGAGCAATCTCAAGATGACACTGGGGACAGATCCCATGAGCTTCTCAGGCATGAAATCTCATTTCCAGACTTTCTCACTCAAGCCATGGTCTGGCCCTCAGCCCAAAGGACTCCCCCACTCCCAAGCATCTCTCTCCTCCACTAGGCAGATGGCCCTTTCCTACATCTCAGCCACAACCACTGCCGTGGCTACTGCTGTGAGCATGAACATGTTGACAAAGGTACTGTCTGGGGCTGCTGTGGGCATGGTGGCCACTAGGGGGCAGCAGAGTCCTAGGGAGAAGTAGGCATTTCCCCAGTCTGGGTGAATTCAGATATAACCAGAGCCCAGCCAAGTAGTGGGAAATTTAGCATGGCTGTTCCCAGGTTGGTCTTTCTTTGGCCTTTGAAGGAGTTTGGGTTCCCAGATGGATGTCTGGATGTGTGGCAATAGCGAGATCTGATTTCTTGTTTTATAGTTCTTCAaattccattgccatcttgtaGTGAACCTGAACAGCTCCGATTGTTCCTTCTCCCAACAGAAAGCTCCACCCTTGGTGAGCCGCTGGGTGCCCTTTGCTGCTGTGGCTGCTGCTAACTGTGTCAACATCCCAATGATGCGACAGCAGTGAGTACAGGGGTCCCTCCCCCCCCTTACAAGCCATGAGGTCAGCAGGGGACCCAAGGCAAGAAACCAAGGCGATGGGTGGCTTCTTGGGGCCGGGGTGGGTGTGGCGGGGCTGCTGGGCTGTGCCTCTGAGGGCCCCTGAGGATTGACTGCTCCGACAGTGATGGCCACAGGAGTGGTGGGTGACTTAGGCTTAGTCTGTGATGAGTGTGTAGCAGTCAGGTTTTGGACGGTGTGGGATGAGGGAATGGGGTGAGCCTGTGGGGTTTTATACTCAATCATGTCCTTTCAACTGCAACTGTATTTAAGCTGTGAACTCTGCTTACTTCCAAAGCCCGGGGGATGGCTTACAGAATGAAATGTAGCAGAGCGAGGTGTCCAAAGATAGAACAGAGCCAAGAAGCTTTGAAGGAAGCCAGAGGAGTAGATAGATGTTTTCCAGGCACCCGGCTCTAAGCTTTGCAGCCAGAAAGGTAAAAGGAGAAACCTGTGTGTCTCATAGTTCTTACTTTTTGACTAGAGAAAGCATAGATGTTCCTCTGTTATAAAATTGAGTGATGTAATGTACATCAAGCCCTCAAAAATAGCACCTAGAGTGTAACAAATGCTAAATAAGTGTTAGCTGTTACTGCTACTCttgtcatcaccttcatcatcatcaccaaTTTCTGCAAGCCACATTCTCTTGGAACCACTAGTAAATGGAAATGTATCACATTCCCCTTGCTGAAAGAGCGTACTGCCTGAGTAGTTGTGCACACACattatttctctcctctttcccttgccCATTGAATGCTGTCAAGAACTGGCCTGAGAATAAGAGTCAGAGCAGCTACTGTTTGTGGTGTGGTCACTCTGTCAGGCACTGGACTAAGCACTTTGCAGGCATTGTCCTGTTTTAGTCTCACctcactttgcagatgaggatAACTGAGTTTAGAAGGATTAGAGAAGTTGCTCATGATCAGACACTTACTCTGTGGTTTCAGGATTCAACCTAGGCAGTCTAGGCTCAGGACTAGCTCTCTTAGTCACTGCCCTAGATCACTTCAGAGATACCACTCACTGGAGTACAGAAGGAAGGTCACAGGGCCAGGCTGCAGGGGGGCTTCTTAGAGCTAGAGTGCCCTAGCCTTGGTCCCTGGTGTGTCACATTGCTGGCAGACTTCCAGCACCCCTTTCCCGAGACCAGCAACTTCTGTCTGTGTTTAGGGAACTCATCGAGGGCATCTGTGTGAAGGACGAGAATCACAATGAGATTGGACATTCCCGGGTGAGCAGAGACCTCCCTTTGCATGGGAGGAGGGGACCCCTTTCATATCCTGTCCTGTCCTTAGTGCTCACAGTGGGCCTGGGCTCCATATAAGGTCTCCCTGACCCCACTCTCATTCCCCTCAGTTTTCCCTCTATTTCTCTTTAGTATATTTCTCATGTTCTTTCTCCATCGTTTTTGGTCTTGAAGCCATAAAAGTCTGGCTGAGTGGGTGAGAATTGGGTGAAGTCACTTAGCCCCTGGAGGGTCCATCCCTACCCCTTTACTAGTTCAGACTTGCTTATGACCTTGGCCCTGACCCTGACCCAGCCGTGAATACTGGATAAAGTCATTCCTGACTACTTGCTCTTTTCTGCCCTCAGAGAGCTGCAGCGATAGGCATCACCCAAGTGGTTATTTCTCGGATCACCATGGCAGCCCCTGGCATGCGTAAGATGGGAAAGCCTTCCCTTCCTGGGGGTCCCTGGAACACATGATGGGGGCCTCGGCGCCACTCAGCTTTTGGGCGGGAGGCGGGAGCTTCTCCTACTGGTTTGTTTGAGTGCTGAAAGCCATGGGAGAACCACACTGTACTACCTGGAACATCAATGAAACAGACATTTCAAGTTCTTTTCATTCAGCACACATTCCTTAAGTACCTTCCAGGTGTGGATACAGTGCGGGTGCCGGGGACGGTGGGAAGGAAACAACCCTGCCTGGTTACTTCCAGCAGGGAACCAGGACATGCTGCACAATCGCATGAAAACCTGTTGCCCTCGGTCTTCAAAGATTCCCACAGTCTTCCATTCTTCTCCCAAGTGAAAAGTGTTTTCTGGAACTTCTGGAGAAGGAGGGGAAACCACTCAGTGCCTGGTCCGACTTCGGGAAGGGGTCTTAGGGGGAGCCTCGCAGGTCCCCAGCTTCTCCCTGGTTTCTTTCAGTCTTCCTGCCGGTCATCATGGAACAGCTGGAGAAACTGCGTTTCATGCAGGTGAGTGGGgttccctctgtctcttccctgccCACAGTCCTCCGACCGCATCTGCGCCTGGGAGCTCCTGATTCTCTCATCCTTCCCGCCAGCTACCAAGCTTCATCTCTCTCAAGTAGAGCCATACCTGTCCCCACTGGCCGCCGCTTTTGACACTGTGCCCGGCGGCTTGGCCTTgtccacagggacagagagagcccctcctctccccagggCCAGCAGGTCGTGCCCGTGGGTCTCTAGCCGGCGGAGTGGTGGCGGAGGCGTGGGGTTCACTTTAAGGTATGTGAGCCCCATGTGagtctttcttttgtgtgtttttgtgcAGAAAGTCAAGGTCCTGCATGCGCCATTGCAGGTTATGCTGTGTGGGTGCTTGTGAGTAATGTGTTTTCTTGGTTTGGGTTTTGGGGTGGCTGAGGCACCCAAGGTCTGCCTTCCCGTGTCACCTGTGTTGGAGAACATAAAGTCCTTCACCTGACTTCCAAAGTGCCAGCGACCCATCTGGAGAACTCTCTCCTCATCTTTTTGAAGGGACAGGCTACCTAGGCTCTGTGCACATGTCCATATGGGAAGCAGAGTGCTTGTGTCCCAGGGTCTTCCCTCAACCTTAAGTCTGGAGAAGAGGCAAAAATCATGAGACAGTCCcaccatgaaaaagaaatgataatgataACTATGTGACACAAACTTGTACATTGTTATATGTcagtatatctcaataaaaataaataaatagaccagatggtggcgcagtggatagagcatcggactgggatgcagaggacccaggttcgagaccctgaggttgccagcttgagcgcgggctcatctggcttgatcaaaaagctcaccaggttggacccaaggtcactggctcaagcagtgggttactcagtctgctgaaggcccgcggtcaaggcacatatgagaaagcaatcaatgaaaaataaataaatagataaaataaacaaagagacaaaaatgacaaGATAGCCTTGGGCTGTCAGGTGTCCCAGCCATGCACAGGAGGAAACCACCACATGTCATGGCAGCGTTGTTTGGTGCCTGCCACTGACTGGACATGTCCTGCCATTAATCATGCTTCTCAGGGCTCCAGGGCTAATGACAGCAACAATAACTGACATGAATTGCGTGTGTGCCCTCTGTGCTGATGCTTCACAGCTATAATtcacttaccgtatttccccatgtataaggcgcaccttaatttggggccgatatttgaaaaataacgtattacataaagttattgaactcaagttttattcatcataaaattcatataacccctcagcactgtcaaaactctcatccattagcttgtcctcatctgtgtctgatgacgcatcactgtcttcatacattgccttgtcctcagctccatctatggcatttaaaatgccGCAAccgctgtataagatgcatccagttttcctgaccaggcagtggcgcagtgtatagagtgtcggactgggatgcggaggacccaggttcaaaaccccaaggtcgccagcttgaacgcgggctcatctggtttgagcaaggctcaccagcttggacccaaggttgctggctcgagcaaggggttactcggtctgctgtaacctcatggttaaggcacatatgagaaagcaatcaatgaacaactaaagtgctgcaacaaagaactgatgcttctctgtctgttcctgtctgtctgttcctatctgaccctctctctgtccctgtcacacacaaaaaaagatgcacccagttttagaccacaaattttggggggaaaggtgcgtcttatacatgggaaatacggtaattccCCCTGCCCTGGAAGTATAGATACTGTCGGTCATCTTTTacaaaagaaactgaggcttggatgATGGCAGTCCACTGAGAGTGTCTAGCTGATCATGTTGGAGCTGAGATTGGTCCCAGGCAGATGTGCTATACTTCTGCTATTGAGTTATTCCTGAGTGGGCAGTTCCCACAGGCTGGCTGCCAGGTTCCCGCACTGAATGCTCACAGCAACCCTGCGAGGTAGGCACTCTTGTCCCTTCTGTGGGCTCAGGAGTAACATGCCCCCGATTGCACAACTTTTACGTGTCAAAGCTGTGATATGAACCCAGGTCTGTTAGACTCTCAGATCCTGTAAGACATGGTCCTGGACCTGCACCATCCGAAACCTTGTCAGAAATAGACTCGCAAGTCCTTCCCCAGACCCACTGAGTCACCATTGCGTTTCTGTAAGCCCCTGGAGTTATTTGTATGTGCGTTGAAGTTTGAGAAACCCTGCCCTTTCCTGTTCTTCAGCAGTCCAGATGTTCAGAATAAAGGATTAGGCCTTTGGCTTCACGCCCTCACTGCTTTCCCTACACATCCGCAGTGCATGTGGGCTTTAGGGTTGCTGCTTGCACTCCAGTGACTTCATGTGCTTGAACAACGGGGGTCATAGGGGGAAGGGGTTGGGAGTGGAGGAGGGCTTATTTTATTCCGTGCCAGAATGACTGTCCTGGCATCAGGAGACCACGAGAGGGAtaggagggagaggagctggggtcCAGCCGGGAAGGTAGGCCAGGTAAAGGGACATCTCTCCCCATCTTGGGGGCTCAGAAATGGCCTGTGGGAGGTCCTGTGGGGAAATGTCTCTAACaccatcatttcttcttttctccagcCTCATCTTCATGGTGCCGGTGGCGTGTGCGCTCTTCCCACAGACATGGTATCAGctattcattctttattttaccaCCTGTCCTGTCCCTGCTCTCTCTGACCTGCTTTCTGTcccaaaggagagagggaggggcaggcagggcagcATTTGTCCAGGGATGAGTGCCTACCAGCCTAAATCTGGGCCTCTTTACCCCACATGAATGGTAAACCAGAACACAGCTCCAAGGGGATGAATTGCTCCCTCCCCGTGGAGCAAGGGCTGCCTTGGTGGGAAGAGGGGGAACGAGAGACTGTCCTGCTGATGTGATTGTTAGATAACTCCCCCCTGCTGGATCTGGTCTTTGAAACTGAACAAGGGAACAGATACTTAGTCTGGCTCGTGTTTGCCAGAGGGTAGATGACCGGAAGCTCTTCACTGTCCTTGCCTGTCAGGGAAGGGGAGCATCAGGTGCTGTGAAGGACTAGTTCTAGGAGACCAGGTGCAGCTGGAATATATACTGAGAAGTTGCCGATCTCCCCTTGGTACTCTTAGCTCAGTAGTCATCTGTTAGACATCTGTGTTCCCAGTACTGTGTTGTAATCTTGTGGAGAAGATGGAAGTTGAGCACCAGGGAGAAAGAAGTCAGGCCTGAGTAGAGGTAAAAACAACATAGTGTGGTATACAGGGGCTATTACTAATTCTGAAGGAGAAATCAGGAAGGGCTTCGTAGAGAGGTGGCATGGGAGTTGGACTTCATCTGAAGGTCATTTGCTGCTGTCCAGGTGGCAACTCCTAACCCCCTTCTCTGTTCTCAGTGAACTGCCAGTTTCCTGTCTGGAACCAGAGCTCCAGGACACCATCAAGGCCAAGTATGGAGAACTTGTGCCTTACGTCTGTTTCAATAAAGGTCTCTAACTGCCCTCCCCCCAGCGAGGACAAGCTGATACCCGTAATCACCAGCTCCTCCTTAGCTGCCTGTGCCCTCATTCCTCTTTGCCAACAGGGCCTGAGGCCAGGGTGGATTTGGGGGGTGGGGACGCAAGGAGGTCTTATGCTTCTACCAGACACTTGGTTTATTGGGCTCCAGGGAATGAAACTGAATAAGGAGAAAAAGACCAAATCTTCTATCTGCTCCCCCTAACTCCCATTCTCTGAAGACTAGGAAGTGAGTCCCCCTCAGGGAGCAGTTGCTGGGACCTGTGGGAAGCACTCAGCAAACCAATTGGAAAAATTAGGAAAACTTTGGGATTCTGGATCTGGCCAGGAGTGAGGAAGAGCCCCTGGGACAAAGAGAAAcgccttttcctctttcctcttccctccgcGCTGGCTCTCAAGCTAGGGAACCTTTACCCACAGGAAGCAGGGGACTTATCTGCTGCTGACCTGGAGTTTATCAGGCACCTGGGAGTTCTAGGTGCTAGGAAAACCCATTGTATGAGCCAGCAGAGTTCCGTGGTGCTGCAAGTCCTGTCTGTTGACACTCTGTTCTCCTCGAAAATCATGTCTGAGTTTACTTCTGTGTTTAAAAGATAATTCCACTAACTGGGAGTAAAAACACGTATGTAAGCATTAACCACACATTATGAGGGGTATAATTTcctggctgcctccctgcctcGGCCATTTGGTTAAACAGCAAAGAAAGACTGGTGTGTATTGGCTAGGAAAGGGAAGTTTTATTTGGACGCCTGTAAGAGAAAATCAGCCAGCACCAAAGATCCTTAAAGGACACACAGCGAAGCACAGCCACTTGCCCTTCCCAGCCTGGCTGCTGCAGGTGACTTCTCACCACCCTGGAGGACGGTTGTGGCACACCTGGGGTCAGTGTCTGTATGAGTTTTGTCTAGTAGAATTTTCTGACCATTTCAAGGGTACCACTGTGAAttgaataaatttcttaaaagagCACAATGAACTGTCTGCAGGCTGAGTTAATAACCCTTGGATGGAAATTAGGATCTGGACTTACTTTGGCCTTGGCACGGAGGAGGGTATTCTAATTTTAAGGGGAACCTATCTGTCTGAAGCCCAGAGCCCACTGTTCATTTCCCTTATTACAAAGGAAGTATCCACCTGTCTGTGCCAGAGGTCTCCCAGAATGGGAGCTGTGTTGCCCCCAGCAGgagttggcaaactgtggctcaagGGCCCAAGTCTGCTGTTTTTATGTGCCTGGAAACTAAGAATAGTTTTTACACTTTTAAAGggttataaaaaggggaaaaaaacagtatGTGACATAGACCCAGTGTTTGTAGTatgcaaaacataaaatatttactctggCCCTTTACACAAGAAATTTCCTCTACTCTGGAGTAATAGCTCTAATAAAGCACCCATCAGGATCATCCGGAGGGCTAGTTAAAAcatctggctggatagctcagagtGTCACCCCAGTACCCAAAGGTtgcggtttgatccccggtcaggacatattcaggaataaatcgatgtttctgtctctctctaccatcctctctaaaatcaattcaaacacatacacacacacagacattatAGGGCCCCCTCCCGCAGAATTTCTAATTCTGTGGGTCTGGGACAGAACCTGAGAATGGACATTTCTGGTAATTTTCCAGTGATGATGATTCTACATTACCACACATGAAGGACCACTGCTCTGATGAGAAAGGGCCTCCTTCCTGCAGTAAAAGTACTGGCTGCAACTTCATGTTCCCCTATtactagaaattaaaatttaattcaaataacaaattcatccatttattatttattttatttttctaaagtgtacaatttagtggtTTTAGTATACTCAACAAAGTTGTGCACTCATCACTATCTAAtcccagaaaatgaaaaaaaaatttatgtaatgattggagagagagagagagagagaggaacacatcTCTTTCTGCACacaccctgactagggatcataCCTGTAACCTCTGttttgggtcaatgctctatctagccagggctaatCCAAGAATGATCTCATTACCCCCCGCCCCAAATTGCTCAATAGCAGTCATTCCTCTCATTCCTCAGTTCCAGCCCCTCACAATCCTTAATCTATGTACTTTTTGTCTCTATaattttgcctattctggacataccatataaatggaatcacatagtatgtagccttttgtgTGTGGCTTTATTTGCTTAtcataatgttttcattttttgtttcttgttttttttattttgtatttttctgaagttggaaacggggaggcagtcagacagactcccgcatgcgcccgaccgggatccacccggcatgcccaccagggggcgatgctctgcccatctggggcgtcgctctgttgcaaccagagccattctagcgcctgaggcagaggccatggagccatcctcagcgcctgggcccactttgctccaatggagccttggctgtgagaggggaagagagagacagagaggaaggagagggggaggggtggagaagcagatgggcacttctcctgtgtgccctggccgggaattgaacctgggactcctgcatgccaggccgacgctctaccactgagccaaccggccagggttctttgggtttttttttattttattttattttttatttatttttagagaggatagagagacagagagaagggggaggagctggaagcatcaactcccatatgtgccttgaccaggcaagcccagagctttgaaccggcaacctcagcgtttccaggttgacgctttacccactgtgccaccagaggtcaggccattctttgggtttttttaagtgagaggatgggaggtagtgagacagactccctgaatgggatccacccggcaacccctgtttggggttGATGTTTGAATCagtcgagctatttttagcacctgaggctgacacccaggccaatcaagccactggctaggtgggaaagagggagagaagggggagaaggaaggagagagaagcagatggtttcttctcttgtgtgccctgactgggagtcaaacccgggtCATTCATCCGCTGGcggatactctatccactgagcaaaatggccagggcctagcataatgttttcaaacttCATTCATGTTATAACTTGTACAATTTGATTTTAGTTGATGTCTGAACAGAAAGGTCTTGTCTTTGAGTTAGTTTTCTTTGGAGATTTGGCTTCAGCTTTGCCCATTTCCAAATGCAAATCAGAAAAACCTTACCGGACCTCAGCACTGGTTTGACACTGATGTTTCAAAAACCaaccttttccttcccttcccagtTCCTTAAGCCTCCTGGCTTCCATCCTCTCTTCATAAACAATTACTCTTTGGAAAAGTCTGAAGTATGTAGTGGCTACAGTtcagaggaatttttaaaaattctctcaaACTGCTCTCAGCTCCATTTTCTAACATTAAGgcctcttctttctttcacttGGCTCCGGGGGATGTGGAACAAAGTTGGTTAGTGACTAAAATGCCTTGGTGTGCGAAGTGCTAATCCAGGCTGTGCAAGGTTATGTGTTTGTCCTGTCTGGGTAAAGTGAGAAAGGGAAGTTGGGACAAAATCCTCTGTGTTTGCTAAATTGAAACCACTGGGGTTTCCTAATGATGAGGATGATACCTGGCCTTTGTATGGCCTTTATAACTCTGATGCCAGGATTAAGACCCTATGTATGAAAATAATTAGGCTCTTAGACTCAGTTTTATCCCCTAGGAAGTTTGATTGTGGGGTGGATGAGTTTCCAAGGAACTGAGATTGCAATAGACCTTGTCACCTTTTGCAGTACTTAGGAAAGCAGAATCAAGATAGAGGCAgaactgtggattttttttttcctgactgacaggaagggagagagatgagaagcatcaattctttgttgttgctccttagttgttcagtgattgctttctcatctgtgccgtgactggggaggctacagcagagtgagtgatcccttactcaagccagcgaccttaggctcaagtgagtgaccttgggcttcaagccagtgacctttgagctcaagccagagaccatggggtcatgtctgatcccacgctcagccagcgaccccttgctcaagctggtgagcctgcactcaagctggtgagtctgtgctcaagccggacaagcctacactcaagccagtgacctcagggttttgaatctgggtcctccatgtcccagtccaacgctctatccactgcgccactgcctggtcaggttgtggaCATTTTTATGTTGGGGCAAAACTTATTTCTTTACTCTTACCTGTTTCCCACTTTGCCATCATTGAAGTCAAGAACAAACTCCCTGTGGGCTCAGCTTTGGGCCAGATTGGGCCAGGCTGTCTAATGCTTTGGCAGGCTTTTTGAGAGGAAACTGACAGTTACAGGCTGCTGACATCTCTGTCATGGGTCTTCATTTGATTTTACTATCATTGATTAAGTTCATAGTTGGGTCCACAAGATATTGTAgggatttcttaaaaaatgagtaaggcctgaccaggtgatggtgcagtggtaGCTGGAAGCAGGCCCTGGGTCAAGGCaggtacgagaagcaatcaatgaacaactaaagtgacgtaattatgagttgatgcttctcatctctctcccttcctgtcagtcaaTCTATCTGCTGTCTCTCGCTTTTGTGTCatacaaaaagctgcaaatttAGTAGGAGGGGTCATCCAGGCAGGTATAGATTAAATACACTGTGGAGGTAGTGTTACATGAATCCATAAGAAGAAACAAGGAGATGGGAAATAGGAGTTTGTAAACAAGGAACGGTCTATGTAAGGTGAAAATGAAGTTAAGTGTAGTATATAGCACAGCACATTGTGGATCTCTTAATTGTTCAGTGTGAGCCCAATGTGTGGGTGGCAAGTGAGATAAGGAGAAGTATGTAGGAACCAGGACACAGGACCATATTAAGAAGTttggactgcctgaccaggtggtagcgcagtggatagagcgtcggactgggatgcggaggacccaggttcaagaccttgaggttgccagcttgaatgcagattcatctggtttgagcaaggcttaccaacttgagcccaaggtcgctggctcgagcaagggtcactcggtctgctgtagccccatggtcaaggcacatataagaaagcaatcaatgaacaactaaggtgtcgcaaggaaaaaaactaatgattgatgcttctcatctctctccattcctgtctgtccctatctatctctctctctgtctctgtaaaaaaaaaaaaaaaaaagtttggactATATATCCTGTAGGTAATAGAAGTATTTTAAGAAGGAAAGCCATGAGGcaataatgtttgtttttttgtgtggtagAGCTGTGGTGTGTGAAAAGAAACCATTTTTATTTAAGCAGAAGATAAGAAAATTGATTGAAGCAATTGGGGTGGATCTCAGAGCTAGAGTCAATAGAATTTTGTATCTGGAACTTGAAAGAAGTGACAAAGCTCTGGTAACGATTCTGTCTCCTAGGGAATTCAAGTGGACCCACACTACTGCTTGGGCAGTTTGAGGCCAGGAAAGGGACCCAAGTACTGGGGCTGTGTTTCAAgacaaaagatacaaaaaaattttttttattgaaacttaaaaaaattgattcgagagagaaacattggtttgttgtttcccttatttatgcatttatttgattcttgtttgtgcacTGACccgggatggaacctgcaaccgtAGAGTTGGAAAGACCCTCTAACAAACttagctacccggccagggcctcaaaagatttttttttttttgtatttttctgaagctggaaacggggaggcagtcagactcctgcgtgcgtccgcccgcccgggatccacccggcacgcccaccagggggcgatgctctgtccatgtgGGGCGTCgcccgttgcaaccagagccattctagcgcctgaggcagaggccatggagccatcctcagcgatggggccaactttgctccaatggagccttggctgtgggagggaaagagagacacagagaggaaggagagggggaagggtggagaagcctgtgggcgcttctcctgtgtgccctggccgggaatcgaatccaggactctcgcacgccaggccacgctcaaccactgagccaaccagccatgacCAAAAGATTTTTTATATTGTAGTTTCATTCCTTAGCAGCGCCCAGTAaccttctaaaaaaaattattatttttgccaaCACCATTTAGAATTACCAAAGCTTTCCCCTTTGCTCAACTCTGGAAATCTAATACTTCCGCCACACTCAAGATGG
Above is a window of Saccopteryx bilineata isolate mSacBil1 chromosome 7, mSacBil1_pri_phased_curated, whole genome shotgun sequence DNA encoding:
- the SFXN2 gene encoding sideroflexin-2 — protein: MEAGQSGFDIDAPRWDQSTFLGRVKHFFNITDPRTILVSEQELDWAKVMVEKSRMGVVPPGTHVEQLLYAKKLYDSAFHPDTGEKMNVIGRMSFQVPGGMIITGFMLQFYRTMRAVVFWQWVNQSFNALVNYTNRNAASPMSVRQMALSYISATTTAVATAVSMNMLTKKAPPLVSRWVPFAAVAAANCVNIPMMRQQELIEGICVKDENHNEIGHSRRAAAIGITQVVISRITMAAPGMLFLPVIMEQLEKLRFMQKVKVLHAPLQVMLCGCFLIFMVPVACALFPQTCELPVSCLEPELQDTIKAKYGELVPYVCFNKGL